The following coding sequences are from one Chloroflexota bacterium window:
- a CDS encoding phenylalanine--tRNA ligase subunit beta: protein MRVPLSWLKEYVDIVLPLPELAERMTLAGLEVAAIEQIGAEWDRDKIVVGEVVEVRPHPNADRLTIAVVDHGAGEPEAVVTGATNLRVGDRGQKVAFARSGAKLIDGYSEERRYITLKPTKIRGVLSAGMVCSEKELGLSDEHEGILILDADAPVGVPLQDYLGDTVLDIDLTPNLGRCLSVIGVAREVAALTGQKLKLTEPTMKAEGTPIAGQIEIEIADPDLCARYSATLIKGVKVGPSPVWMQRRLRMAGMRPINCIVDITNYVMLEWGQPLHAFDYDKLRGRTTGEKPVIIVRRARQGETITTLDGVERQLEPDMLLITDGSGPVAIAGVMGGLDTEISPFTTNVLLESANFNNLNNRRTSELLKLPSEASLRFGRGLPPEATVIAAQRASELMRQLAGGVIAAGIADCYPVKQQIRTIDLPSGEVTRLLGIQISRQQTVGILQSLGFACEPGEDPAPIRITVPYYRLDVEIPADVVEEVARVVGYDKIPDTLLRDELPPQRRNFSLEGEQQVRDILVGCGLTEVITYSLTNLESVSKLDPARKAVDPNGYIRLANPLTSEREYMRRTLMNSLLETLRDNLRFTERVTIFEIARVYLPQPGQELPDEPRRLGIALTGPRHVTSWAVKRGEPLDFYDLKGVVETLLHHLHITGYSFEPTDHPAFQTGRVAKLVMNDCDIGVLGEVHPLVRENFDLPAQRVCLLEFDLEALLALAPSSYYYQPISRFPAVARDLALVVDEDVPAVQVRDAIVRAGGKLLQKVELFDVYRGAPVPPGKKSLAYTLTYQAMDRTLTDDEVDRVQLRIQRTLERELGAQLRT, encoded by the coding sequence ATGAGGGTACCGTTAAGCTGGCTAAAAGAGTATGTGGACATTGTGCTGCCTTTGCCCGAATTGGCGGAACGCATGACCTTGGCTGGGTTGGAGGTAGCAGCAATCGAGCAGATTGGTGCGGAGTGGGACCGCGACAAAATCGTAGTAGGCGAGGTAGTGGAGGTGCGCCCGCACCCCAATGCTGACCGCTTGACCATCGCCGTGGTGGATCATGGCGCGGGTGAGCCAGAGGCTGTGGTCACCGGAGCAACCAACTTGAGGGTGGGCGACCGTGGGCAGAAAGTAGCCTTTGCCCGCAGTGGCGCCAAGCTCATCGATGGCTATTCCGAGGAACGGCGCTACATTACGCTTAAACCGACCAAGATTCGCGGTGTGCTCTCGGCAGGCATGGTCTGCTCGGAGAAGGAACTTGGATTGTCGGACGAGCATGAGGGCATCCTGATCCTCGATGCAGATGCGCCGGTGGGGGTGCCTTTGCAGGACTATCTTGGGGACACGGTTCTGGATATAGACCTGACCCCTAACCTGGGCCGCTGTCTCTCGGTCATTGGCGTGGCTCGAGAGGTGGCTGCACTTACTGGCCAGAAGCTCAAGTTGACTGAACCAACAATGAAGGCAGAGGGAACGCCCATTGCGGGTCAGATCGAAATCGAGATCGCCGATCCAGACTTGTGTGCGCGCTACAGTGCCACATTGATTAAGGGGGTCAAAGTTGGCCCATCGCCCGTATGGATGCAGCGGCGTCTGCGCATGGCTGGGATGCGCCCCATCAATTGCATCGTGGACATCACCAACTATGTCATGCTGGAATGGGGCCAACCCCTGCATGCCTTTGACTATGATAAGTTGCGCGGCCGCACAACAGGTGAGAAACCTGTGATTATTGTGCGTCGCGCCCGGCAAGGGGAGACCATTACCACTTTGGATGGCGTTGAGCGCCAGCTTGAACCCGATATGCTGCTTATTACCGATGGCAGTGGCCCTGTGGCTATTGCTGGCGTGATGGGCGGCTTGGACACTGAAATCAGTCCCTTCACCACGAACGTGCTTCTGGAGTCTGCCAACTTCAACAATCTCAATAACCGCCGTACCTCCGAGTTGCTCAAGTTGCCCAGCGAAGCATCGCTTCGCTTTGGACGTGGTTTGCCCCCTGAGGCCACAGTCATAGCTGCTCAGCGTGCTAGCGAACTGATGCGTCAACTAGCGGGTGGAGTGATCGCAGCAGGCATTGCCGATTGCTACCCTGTAAAGCAGCAGATCAGGACCATTGACCTGCCATCCGGGGAGGTCACCCGCTTGCTGGGCATCCAGATCAGTCGCCAGCAGACGGTGGGAATCCTGCAATCGCTGGGATTCGCCTGTGAACCTGGCGAAGATCCCGCTCCAATTCGCATTACCGTGCCTTATTATCGCCTGGACGTCGAGATACCCGCAGATGTAGTAGAAGAGGTGGCGCGTGTTGTTGGCTATGACAAGATACCGGATACGCTTTTGCGGGACGAGTTGCCGCCACAACGCCGCAATTTCAGCCTGGAGGGAGAGCAGCAAGTGCGGGACATCCTCGTTGGCTGTGGGTTGACGGAGGTAATCACCTACTCATTGACCAATCTAGAGAGCGTGTCCAAGCTCGATCCTGCCAGGAAAGCAGTGGATCCAAACGGCTATATCCGCTTGGCCAATCCGCTAACCAGCGAGCGGGAATATATGCGGCGCACTCTGATGAATTCACTGCTAGAGACGCTGCGCGATAACCTGCGCTTCACGGAGCGGGTGACTATCTTTGAGATAGCGAGGGTCTATCTGCCGCAGCCAGGGCAGGAGCTTCCGGACGAACCTCGCCGTTTGGGGATTGCGCTGACTGGCCCTCGTCACGTCACGAGTTGGGCAGTAAAGCGAGGGGAGCCACTAGACTTTTATGACCTGAAAGGCGTGGTTGAAACTCTGCTCCATCATCTGCACATTACTGGCTATTCCTTCGAGCCGACAGATCACCCCGCATTCCAAACTGGCCGGGTAGCCAAGCTGGTGATGAATGACTGCGACATCGGCGTGCTAGGCGAGGTGCATCCACTGGTGCGGGAGAATTTTGATTTGCCTGCGCAACGGGTGTGCCTATTGGAGTTCGACCTGGAAGCCCTTCTGGCGCTTGCGCCCTCCTCCTATTACTACCAGCCAATTTCGCGCTTTCCTGCCGTAGCGCGAGACCTGGCTCTGGTTGTGGATGAGGATGTGCCCGCAGTGCAGGTGCGCGACGCTATTGTGAGGGCTGGTGGCAAGTTATTGCAGAAGGTGGAGCTGTTCGATGTGTACCGCGGTGCACCGGTGCCACCGGG